In Streptomyces longhuiensis, the following proteins share a genomic window:
- a CDS encoding TetR/AcrR family transcriptional regulator C-terminal domain-containing protein, whose translation MGRPSKPLLDRERITTAALELVDEKGDFSVPRIAAKLGVQTGSVYHHVDGRDGIVELLRERVSAAMDPATLARDERPWAEALADWARSYRAAFAAHPKAIPLLTTSPVRAQRVLDQYELAAGLLLDAGFALPDVMPVIIGLENVVLGSALDMAAPEAMWELADETATPRLAAALAAMGTGRADAAFELALTGFLAHVSTLRR comes from the coding sequence ATGGGACGGCCGAGCAAGCCACTGCTGGACAGGGAGCGGATCACCACGGCCGCACTCGAACTCGTCGACGAGAAGGGCGACTTCAGCGTTCCGCGGATCGCCGCGAAGCTCGGGGTTCAGACGGGATCCGTGTATCACCATGTGGACGGCCGGGACGGGATCGTGGAGCTGCTGCGCGAGCGGGTCTCCGCCGCGATGGACCCCGCGACGCTCGCCCGCGACGAGCGGCCGTGGGCCGAGGCGCTCGCGGACTGGGCCCGCTCCTACCGGGCCGCCTTCGCCGCGCACCCCAAGGCGATCCCGCTGCTCACGACGTCACCCGTGCGGGCCCAGCGCGTCCTCGACCAGTACGAGCTCGCGGCCGGGCTCCTGCTGGACGCCGGGTTCGCCCTGCCGGACGTGATGCCGGTGATCATCGGCCTGGAGAACGTCGTACTCGGCTCCGCCCTGGACATGGCGGCGCCGGAGGCGATGTGGGAGCTGGCCGACGAGACGGCGACGCCGCGCCTGGCGGCGGCCCTGGCCGCGATGGGCACGGGCCGCGCCGACGCGGCGTTCGAACTGGCGCTGACCGGGTTCCTCGCCCACGTGTCCACGCTGCGGAGGTGA
- a CDS encoding carbohydrate ABC transporter permease, with the protein MTVAVDSTAAKTRGGRAPRPGPFGRLRRSYQKHWYAYAMIAPVVVVLGVLVIYPLVRGFYLTLTDADSLNSARTIGVNHIDATYQFIGFDNYADILWGPTSYDRFWSHFIWTIVWTALCVALHYVIGLGLAMLLNQKMRGRTFYRLLLILPWAVPTFVTVFSWRIMLSDSGIINSVLGSLHLPQPQWLEDTFFQRSAAVLVNTWCGVPFMMVSLLGGLQSIDPVLYEAAEMDGASPWQRFWNVTLPGLRSVSSTVVLLGVIWTFNQFNVIFLLFGNTAPDAQILVTWAYYLGFGQQPRDYAQSAAYGVLLLSLLAVFTSFYYRWLNRNEQLA; encoded by the coding sequence ATGACAGTCGCCGTCGACAGCACGGCCGCCAAGACGCGCGGCGGCCGCGCGCCGCGCCCCGGCCCGTTCGGGCGCCTGCGGCGCTCGTACCAGAAGCACTGGTACGCGTACGCGATGATCGCGCCGGTCGTCGTCGTGCTCGGGGTCCTCGTGATCTATCCCCTGGTACGGGGCTTCTACCTGACGCTCACCGACGCCGACAGCCTCAACTCGGCGCGCACGATCGGCGTCAACCACATCGACGCCACCTACCAGTTCATCGGGTTCGACAACTACGCCGACATCCTGTGGGGCCCGACCTCCTACGACCGCTTCTGGTCGCACTTCATCTGGACGATCGTGTGGACGGCGCTCTGTGTCGCCCTGCACTACGTCATCGGGCTCGGCCTCGCGATGCTCCTCAACCAGAAGATGCGCGGGCGCACCTTCTACCGGCTGCTGCTCATCCTGCCGTGGGCCGTACCGACGTTCGTCACCGTGTTCTCGTGGCGGATCATGCTCTCGGACTCCGGGATCATCAACTCCGTGCTCGGCTCGCTGCACCTGCCGCAGCCGCAGTGGCTGGAGGACACCTTCTTCCAGCGCTCGGCCGCCGTCCTGGTCAACACCTGGTGCGGCGTGCCGTTCATGATGGTGTCGCTGCTCGGCGGCCTCCAGTCGATCGACCCGGTGCTCTACGAGGCCGCGGAGATGGACGGCGCGAGCCCCTGGCAGCGCTTCTGGAACGTCACACTGCCCGGCCTCAGGTCGGTCAGCTCCACCGTCGTACTGCTCGGTGTCATCTGGACGTTCAACCAGTTCAACGTCATCTTCCTGCTGTTCGGCAACACCGCGCCCGACGCCCAGATCCTCGTCACCTGGGCCTACTACCTGGGCTTCGGCCAGCAGCCGCGCGACTACGCCCAGTCCGCCGCGTACGGCGTGCTGCTCCTGTCGCTCCTCGCCGTCTTCACCTCCTTCTACTACCGCTGGCTGAACCGCAATGAGCAGCTCGCCTGA
- a CDS encoding amidohydrolase, translating into MPAADLLLTGARVRTLDPALPEATAVAVRDGLIAAVGATEDVVRDWSGPGTERVDLTGATLVPGLVDAHSHPVWGLEMATGTDLSGVRNLDELRAALRAAPRVDGWVVAWGLDHNAFGGRAVDRALIEDVLDGAPAFVRLYDGHSALADGAALAAAGITGPRAFVQRAEIVCDADGRPTGHLVEHAAMDLMLAVMPRPSFAERRAGLLALLSDMAATGLTGAHVMDLGHGDVPQLLASVEEEAVLPLRLRLAPWCMPGVDQAGLDELIALQREAGRHWRVGGVKFFMDGTVEGGTAWLEHADCHGQGTDAFWPDPKAYADAVRYLHAAGVGTATHAIGDAAVRHVLDTVEALGESGRGVHRIEHIETVPDDTIPRFAALGVAASMQPPHTAYTRGDHGDEWSKRLGADRASRAWRIRDLRDAGAVLALGSDWPIAHYDVRRVLSMARVPEGAAGAGQGLTGLMALEGCTSHAALAAGEDAGRIAPGLRADLTAFGVDPVEAPADEVAKAPVRLTAVGGHITYRGA; encoded by the coding sequence ATGCCCGCAGCCGACCTCCTCCTCACCGGCGCCCGCGTCCGCACCCTCGACCCCGCGCTCCCCGAGGCGACCGCCGTGGCCGTCCGCGACGGCCTGATCGCCGCCGTGGGCGCCACCGAGGACGTGGTACGCGACTGGAGCGGCCCGGGCACGGAACGCGTCGACCTCACGGGCGCGACCCTCGTGCCCGGCCTGGTGGACGCGCACAGCCACCCGGTGTGGGGCCTGGAGATGGCGACCGGAACGGACCTGTCCGGCGTGCGGAACCTGGACGAGCTGCGGGCGGCCCTGCGCGCGGCCCCCCGTGTCGACGGCTGGGTCGTCGCCTGGGGGCTCGACCACAACGCGTTCGGCGGCCGCGCCGTCGACCGCGCCCTGATCGAGGATGTCCTCGACGGCGCGCCCGCCTTCGTCCGCCTCTACGACGGGCACTCCGCGCTGGCCGACGGGGCCGCGCTCGCGGCGGCCGGGATCACCGGGCCGCGCGCGTTCGTCCAGCGCGCCGAGATCGTGTGCGACGCGGACGGCCGCCCGACCGGGCACCTCGTCGAGCACGCCGCGATGGACCTGATGCTCGCCGTCATGCCGAGGCCCTCGTTCGCCGAGCGCCGCGCCGGGCTGCTCGCCCTGCTGTCCGACATGGCCGCCACGGGCCTGACCGGCGCCCACGTCATGGACCTCGGCCACGGTGACGTGCCGCAGCTGCTCGCCTCGGTCGAGGAGGAGGCCGTGCTGCCGCTGCGGCTGCGGCTCGCGCCCTGGTGCATGCCGGGCGTCGACCAGGCCGGCCTGGACGAGCTGATCGCCCTCCAGCGCGAGGCCGGGCGGCACTGGCGGGTCGGCGGGGTCAAGTTCTTCATGGACGGCACCGTCGAGGGCGGCACCGCGTGGCTGGAGCACGCGGACTGTCACGGCCAGGGCACCGACGCGTTCTGGCCGGACCCGAAGGCGTACGCGGACGCGGTGCGGTACCTGCACGCGGCGGGCGTCGGCACCGCGACCCACGCGATCGGGGACGCGGCCGTCCGGCACGTCCTGGACACCGTCGAGGCCCTGGGCGAGAGCGGCCGGGGCGTGCACCGGATCGAGCACATCGAGACGGTTCCCGACGACACGATCCCGCGGTTCGCCGCGCTGGGTGTCGCCGCGTCGATGCAGCCGCCGCACACCGCGTACACCCGCGGCGACCACGGCGACGAGTGGTCCAAGCGCCTCGGCGCGGACCGGGCCTCGCGCGCCTGGCGCATCAGGGACCTGCGGGACGCGGGCGCCGTGCTCGCGCTGGGCTCGGACTGGCCGATCGCGCACTACGACGTGCGCCGGGTCCTGTCCATGGCCCGGGTCCCCGAGGGCGCCGCCGGGGCCGGGCAGGGGCTCACGGGGCTCATGGCGCTGGAGGGCTGCACGTCACACGCGGCGCTGGCCGCCGGTGAGGACGCCGGACGTATCGCCCCCGGTCTGCGGGCCGACCTCACGGCGTTCGGTGTCGACCCGGTCGAGGCCCCGGCCGACGAGGTGGCAAAGGCGCCGGTCCGGCTGACCGCGGTCGGCGGTCACATCACGTACCGGGGCGCGTGA
- a CDS encoding extracellular solute-binding protein, with protein sequence MRRGIAATALVASLALAATACGGSDSGSDKASGPVTITWWDTSNATNEAPTYKALVKEFEKANSGIKVKYVNVPFDQAQNKFDTAAGSKGAPDVLRAEVGWTPAFAKKSYLLPLDGTEALADKDKFQPSLVKQAQFDGKTYGTPLVTDTLALVYNKDLFKKAGIDLPPADWADLKADAAKIKSKTGVDGYWGSTQGYYSMPFLYGEGSDTVDATAKKITIGSPEAKKGLTAWQGLFDGKGLHKADATADAYAHIQDAFVNGKVAAIIQGPWEITNFYKGSAFKDKENLGIATVPAGSTGKAGAPTGGHNLSVYAGSDKAHQEASLKFVKWMTSAATQEQIALKNSTLPTREDAYTTKVVTDPGIAGFQKVLTAAQPRPELPEYSSLWAPLDTEWPKVATGKESLDKGIGNARTSFAKLVPDFSK encoded by the coding sequence ATGCGGCGTGGCATAGCGGCCACCGCGCTGGTGGCGTCCCTCGCCCTCGCGGCGACGGCCTGCGGCGGAAGCGACAGCGGCAGCGACAAGGCGTCGGGGCCCGTCACCATCACGTGGTGGGACACGTCGAACGCCACCAACGAGGCGCCGACGTACAAGGCCCTGGTCAAGGAGTTCGAGAAGGCGAACTCCGGCATCAAGGTCAAATACGTCAACGTCCCCTTCGACCAGGCGCAGAACAAGTTCGACACCGCCGCGGGCTCCAAGGGCGCCCCCGACGTGCTGCGCGCCGAGGTCGGCTGGACGCCGGCCTTCGCGAAGAAGAGCTACCTCCTGCCGCTCGACGGCACCGAGGCCCTCGCCGACAAGGACAAGTTCCAGCCGAGCCTGGTCAAGCAGGCCCAGTTCGACGGCAAGACCTACGGCACGCCGCTGGTCACCGACACCCTGGCCCTCGTCTACAACAAGGACCTCTTCAAGAAGGCCGGCATCGACCTGCCGCCCGCCGACTGGGCCGACCTGAAGGCCGACGCCGCCAAGATCAAGTCGAAGACGGGCGTCGACGGCTACTGGGGCTCCACGCAGGGCTACTACTCCATGCCGTTCCTGTACGGCGAGGGCAGCGACACCGTCGACGCCACCGCGAAGAAGATCACCATCGGTTCGCCCGAGGCCAAGAAGGGCCTCACGGCCTGGCAGGGACTCTTCGACGGCAAGGGCCTGCACAAGGCCGACGCCACCGCCGACGCGTACGCCCACATCCAGGACGCGTTCGTCAACGGCAAGGTCGCCGCGATCATCCAGGGTCCGTGGGAGATCACCAACTTCTACAAGGGCTCCGCGTTCAAGGACAAGGAGAACCTGGGCATCGCGACCGTCCCGGCCGGCTCCACCGGCAAGGCGGGCGCCCCGACCGGCGGCCACAACCTCTCGGTCTACGCCGGCTCGGACAAGGCCCACCAGGAGGCCTCGCTCAAGTTCGTGAAGTGGATGACCTCCGCGGCCACGCAGGAGCAGATCGCCCTCAAGAACTCGACGCTGCCCACGCGTGAGGACGCGTACACCACGAAGGTCGTCACCGACCCGGGCATCGCCGGCTTCCAGAAGGTCCTCACCGCCGCCCAGCCGCGCCCCGAACTGCCCGAGTACAGCTCGCTGTGGGCCCCGCTCGACACCGAGTGGCCCAAGGTCGCCACCGGCAAGGAGTCCCTGGACAAGGGCATCGGCAACGCGCGGACCTCGTTCGCGAAGCTGGTCCCCGACTTCAGCAAGTGA
- a CDS encoding phosphatase PAP2 family protein, translating into MGESTVTTLEGQQGPTASPMADDRRDGRGLLGRIRAPRRPRLWFEILLIAVSYWTYSLIRNAVPEQRSQALRNADWIWRMEHLLSIAVEQSVNHAVNSVTWLIVGMNYYYATLHFIVTLGVLVWLFRYHPGRYAAARTALFATTAVALVGYYLFPLAPPRLMNGGHFVDTVAVHHTWGSMASGDLKHMSNQYAAMPSMHIGWSLWCGLTIFALASAPWVRILGLLYPALTLVVIVSTANHFWLDAVGGMLCLAFGFTVARLWYGALPYTLPRHMPAPATAGVTRPGT; encoded by the coding sequence ATGGGTGAATCGACCGTGACGACACTGGAAGGCCAACAGGGGCCCACCGCATCACCCATGGCGGATGACCGCCGCGATGGGCGGGGACTCCTCGGCCGTATACGCGCACCGCGTCGCCCCAGGCTCTGGTTCGAGATCCTGCTGATCGCGGTGAGCTACTGGACGTACTCCCTGATCCGCAACGCCGTTCCGGAGCAGCGGTCGCAGGCTCTGAGGAACGCCGACTGGATCTGGCGCATGGAGCACCTTCTCTCCATCGCCGTGGAGCAGAGCGTCAACCACGCCGTGAATTCGGTGACATGGCTCATCGTCGGCATGAACTACTACTACGCGACACTGCACTTCATCGTCACGCTCGGTGTGCTCGTCTGGCTGTTCCGATACCATCCGGGCCGCTACGCGGCGGCCCGGACGGCGCTCTTCGCGACGACGGCGGTCGCCCTCGTCGGCTACTACCTGTTCCCGCTCGCCCCGCCCCGCCTGATGAACGGCGGCCACTTCGTCGACACGGTCGCGGTCCACCACACGTGGGGCTCGATGGCGTCCGGCGACCTGAAACACATGTCGAACCAGTACGCGGCGATGCCGTCCATGCACATCGGCTGGTCCCTGTGGTGCGGCCTGACGATCTTCGCCCTGGCCTCGGCGCCGTGGGTGCGGATCCTCGGACTCCTGTACCCGGCACTGACCCTGGTCGTCATCGTCTCGACCGCGAACCACTTCTGGCTGGACGCGGTGGGCGGCATGCTGTGCCTCGCGTTCGGCTTCACGGTGGCGCGGCTCTGGTACGGGGCGCTGCCCTACACCCTGCCGCGCCACATGCCGGCGCCCGCCACGGCCGGGGTCACGCGCCCCGGTACGTGA
- a CDS encoding APC family permease, translated as MPVTSPQTQDSATATAAEPTLRAGTLGTADIAFFVVSAAAPLTVMAGVAPFAIALGGIGAPVGYLLAGLTLAVFAVGFTTMSRHVRSAGAFYAYITRGLGRSVGIGAALLAMVGYNGMEIGVYGLLGTATQDTLHALFGIHIPWLPVSLAGLALIWYGGFRSIDFGAKLLGVLLCAETGILVLLAGGVLLKGGAHGLSAASFAPGNVLVPGTAAVLAFAFAAFTGFESTVIYRREARDPGRTVRRATYIAVAFLGLFYAFIVWTVIQAFGDAHVVQAAGSDPAGLFFSAITTFVGGWAADLMHVLIVTSVLASLLAFHNAINRYGLALAEEGVLPKAFGTVHAKHRSPYLAGVAQTVLGAAVVLAFWAAGADPYAQLLLWVNTPGMIGLMALQLLAAIAVPFYFRRITHEEGVLRTVVAPIAATVLLSIAIVLVCTHLDLFTGASSLVNLILMAVAPAVFVLGIGLARRLRRTKPDVYERFAAEPSADA; from the coding sequence ATGCCCGTAACCTCACCGCAGACACAGGACAGCGCGACCGCGACCGCCGCGGAGCCCACCCTGCGTGCCGGCACCCTCGGCACCGCCGACATCGCCTTCTTCGTCGTCTCCGCCGCCGCCCCGCTCACCGTCATGGCGGGCGTCGCCCCGTTCGCCATCGCGCTCGGCGGCATCGGCGCCCCCGTCGGCTACCTCCTCGCCGGCCTGACGCTCGCCGTCTTCGCCGTCGGCTTCACCACGATGAGCCGCCACGTCCGCAGCGCCGGCGCGTTCTACGCGTACATCACGCGCGGCCTCGGCCGCTCCGTCGGCATCGGTGCCGCCCTGCTCGCCATGGTCGGCTACAACGGCATGGAGATCGGCGTCTACGGCCTGCTCGGCACCGCCACGCAGGACACCCTGCACGCCCTCTTCGGCATCCACATCCCCTGGCTGCCCGTGTCCCTCGCGGGGCTCGCGCTCATCTGGTACGGCGGCTTCCGGTCCATCGACTTCGGGGCCAAACTCCTCGGCGTCCTGCTCTGCGCCGAGACCGGCATCCTCGTCCTGCTCGCGGGCGGCGTGCTCCTCAAGGGCGGCGCGCACGGCCTGTCCGCCGCGTCCTTCGCGCCGGGCAACGTGCTCGTCCCCGGCACCGCCGCCGTACTGGCCTTCGCCTTCGCCGCGTTCACCGGCTTCGAGTCGACCGTCATCTACCGCCGCGAGGCCCGCGACCCCGGCCGCACGGTGCGCCGCGCGACGTACATCGCGGTCGCGTTCCTCGGCCTGTTCTACGCGTTCATCGTCTGGACCGTCATCCAGGCCTTCGGTGACGCCCACGTCGTCCAGGCGGCGGGCAGCGACCCGGCCGGCCTGTTCTTCTCCGCCATCACCACCTTCGTGGGCGGCTGGGCGGCCGACCTGATGCACGTCCTCATCGTGACCAGCGTCCTCGCCTCGCTCCTCGCCTTCCACAACGCGATCAACCGCTACGGGCTCGCGCTCGCGGAGGAGGGCGTCCTGCCGAAGGCGTTCGGCACGGTCCACGCCAAGCACCGCTCCCCGTACCTCGCGGGCGTCGCGCAGACCGTGCTCGGCGCGGCCGTCGTCCTCGCCTTCTGGGCCGCGGGCGCCGACCCGTACGCGCAGCTGCTCCTGTGGGTGAACACCCCCGGCATGATCGGCCTGATGGCGCTCCAGCTGCTCGCCGCGATCGCCGTGCCGTTCTACTTCCGCCGCATCACCCACGAGGAGGGCGTGCTGCGCACGGTCGTCGCGCCGATCGCGGCGACGGTGCTCCTCAGCATCGCCATCGTGCTGGTCTGCACCCACCTCGACCTCTTCACGGGTGCGTCCTCCCTGGTCAACCTGATCCTCATGGCCGTGGCCCCCGCCGTCTTCGTCCTCGGCATCGGCCTCGCCCGGCGCCTGCGCCGCACCAAGCCCGACGTGTACGAGCGCTTCGCGGCGGAACCGTCCGCCGACGCGTAG
- a CDS encoding sugar ABC transporter permease, with protein MSTTTVDTPAAGAQPVTEAVRPRRARRRGERSRLATFLSHGVLSVASLIALFPIAWLVYLSLGPDKDDYLHPGRILDKATLSNYSFVLEHTNFFKWLESTLIVSLGTTVVGVLFAATTGYAVSRMRFPGHRKLMWVLLLTQAFPIAVLIVPMYEILGDLGLIDTYGGLILVYCSTAVPYCAWLLKGYFDTIPYEIDEAGRIDGLSPFGTFARLIVPLAKPGLAVAAFYSFITAFGEVAFASTFMLDDEKYTFAVGLRSFVSEHDAQWNYMAATAVLIAIPVSAFFYLVQRNLVTGLTAGGTKG; from the coding sequence ATGAGCACCACGACCGTCGACACCCCGGCGGCCGGCGCGCAGCCGGTCACCGAAGCCGTCCGCCCGCGCCGGGCGCGCCGGCGCGGCGAACGCAGCCGCCTCGCGACGTTCCTGTCGCACGGCGTGCTGAGCGTCGCGAGCCTGATAGCCCTGTTCCCGATCGCCTGGCTGGTCTATCTGTCGCTCGGCCCGGACAAGGACGACTACCTCCACCCCGGGCGCATCCTCGACAAGGCGACCCTCTCGAACTACTCGTTCGTCCTGGAGCACACCAACTTCTTCAAGTGGCTCGAGTCCACGCTGATCGTGTCCCTGGGCACGACGGTCGTCGGCGTCCTGTTCGCCGCCACCACCGGCTACGCCGTCTCGCGCATGCGCTTCCCCGGCCACCGCAAGCTGATGTGGGTCCTCCTGCTCACGCAGGCGTTCCCGATCGCCGTCCTGATCGTGCCGATGTACGAGATCCTCGGCGACCTCGGCCTGATCGACACGTACGGCGGGCTCATCCTCGTGTACTGCTCGACCGCGGTGCCGTACTGCGCGTGGCTCCTCAAGGGCTACTTCGACACCATCCCGTACGAGATCGACGAGGCCGGCCGCATCGACGGGCTCTCGCCCTTCGGTACCTTCGCCCGCCTCATCGTCCCGCTGGCCAAGCCGGGCCTCGCGGTCGCCGCGTTCTACAGCTTCATCACCGCGTTCGGCGAGGTCGCCTTCGCCTCCACGTTCATGCTCGACGACGAGAAGTACACCTTCGCCGTGGGCCTGCGCAGCTTCGTCAGCGAGCACGACGCGCAGTGGAACTACATGGCGGCGACTGCGGTGTTGATCGCCATTCCGGTGTCCGCGTTCTTC
- a CDS encoding LacI family DNA-binding transcriptional regulator produces MTARLADIAAQAGVSEATVSRVLNGKPGVAAATRQSVLAALDVLGYERPVRLRQRSAGLVGLITPELENPIFPALAQVIGQALTRQGYTPVLATQTPGGSTEDELTEMLVDRGVSGIIFVSGLHADTSADMQRYEQLRAQGVPFVLVDGFSPKVQAPFISPDDRAAMQLAVTHLVSLGHTRIGLALGPKRFVPVQRKIEGFVRTMQDLLPLSPDEIERDLVQHSLYTLEGGQAAATALIDRDCTAIVCASDMMALGAIRAARQRGLDVPSDVSVVGFDDSPLIAFTDPPLTTVRKPVPAMGQAAVRTLLEEIGGTPAPHSEFVFMPELVVRGSTASAPGDRQAPPR; encoded by the coding sequence GTGACCGCGCGACTGGCCGACATCGCAGCGCAGGCGGGGGTCAGCGAGGCGACGGTCAGCCGGGTGCTCAACGGCAAGCCGGGGGTGGCCGCTGCCACCCGCCAGTCCGTGCTGGCCGCGCTCGACGTCCTCGGCTACGAGCGGCCCGTGCGGCTGCGCCAGCGCTCCGCCGGGCTGGTCGGCCTGATCACGCCGGAGCTGGAGAACCCCATATTCCCGGCGCTCGCCCAGGTCATCGGCCAGGCCCTGACCCGTCAGGGCTACACCCCGGTCCTCGCCACACAGACCCCCGGCGGCTCCACCGAGGACGAGCTCACGGAGATGCTCGTCGACCGGGGCGTCTCCGGCATCATCTTCGTCTCCGGGCTGCACGCCGACACCTCGGCGGACATGCAGCGCTACGAGCAGCTGCGCGCGCAGGGCGTGCCGTTCGTGCTGGTCGACGGCTTCTCGCCGAAGGTGCAGGCACCTTTCATCTCGCCGGACGACCGGGCCGCGATGCAGCTCGCCGTCACCCACCTCGTCTCGCTGGGCCACACGCGGATCGGGCTCGCCCTGGGCCCCAAGCGGTTCGTGCCGGTCCAGCGGAAGATCGAGGGGTTCGTACGCACGATGCAGGACCTCCTCCCCCTGTCCCCGGACGAGATCGAGCGCGATCTGGTGCAGCACTCGCTGTACACGCTGGAGGGCGGCCAGGCCGCGGCCACGGCGCTCATCGACCGTGACTGCACGGCGATCGTGTGTGCCAGCGACATGATGGCCCTCGGCGCCATAAGGGCGGCACGGCAGCGGGGCCTCGACGTCCCGTCCGACGTCTCGGTGGTCGGCTTCGACGACTCCCCGCTGATCGCCTTCACGGACCCGCCCCTGACCACGGTGCGCAAGCCGGTCCCGGCGATGGGCCAGGCGGCCGTCCGCACGCTCCTCGAGGAGATCGGCGGGACGCCCGCGCCGCACAGCGAATTCGTCTTCATGCCCGAACTGGTGGTCCGCGGTTCAACCGCTTCGGCCCCGGGGGACCGTCAGGCACCCCCTAGGTAG